In Alkalihalobacterium alkalinitrilicum, a genomic segment contains:
- a CDS encoding PQQ-binding-like beta-propeller repeat protein: protein MKKMIFSSIFVFVIVLVTCVSFYYLQERTSETSSLIKYDEHSLKDGALLDKGTSEVRFDKQEEYPVVMHIPKYKHDNISFQITGPNQITTFHTEELPMTFPDIYTDVQGVLTFRGNALRDAPAFGKVNEETSSLAIDWNFQTSASPRWGGGAGWTGQPVLIKWDDEVKAMMNLHEDYKKKEDFVEVIQGSLDGNVYFLDLASGEQTRKPINVDNPIKGSVSVDPRGYPLLYVGQGIPQVGHIGFYIYSLIDGELLHFVPGMDSFAYREWGAFDSSAVVNRMTDTFFVGGENGLFYSLKLNTNFDRESETISIKPETIKLRYKVNGNRYQGIENSLAIYRNLAFFADNGGSVQALDLTKNKTVWASEPTDDTDATIVLGIEHEIPFLYTGTEVDKQGHNGKAMLRKINGISGDVVWHKDYPAFFNDGVNGGLLATPIMGQKDIENVVIFTIARYQTMNGGVMVALDKLTGDEVWRWDMPNYAWSSPVDVYSKNGNSYIIQADSVGNIHLLEGATGELLDKISIGSNIEASPAVFNDTLVVASRGGTIYGVKIK, encoded by the coding sequence ATGAAAAAAATGATTTTTTCTAGCATATTTGTTTTTGTTATTGTTTTAGTAACATGTGTTAGTTTTTATTATTTACAAGAGAGAACAAGCGAGACAAGTTCATTAATAAAGTATGATGAACATAGTCTGAAGGATGGAGCTTTACTAGATAAAGGAACTTCGGAAGTGCGATTTGATAAGCAAGAGGAATATCCTGTAGTGATGCATATTCCAAAATACAAACATGATAATATTAGTTTTCAAATAACAGGGCCTAATCAGATAACAACGTTTCACACAGAAGAACTTCCGATGACATTTCCAGATATTTATACAGACGTCCAGGGAGTATTAACTTTTAGAGGGAATGCTTTACGAGATGCCCCAGCTTTTGGAAAAGTTAATGAAGAAACTTCTTCATTGGCCATTGATTGGAACTTCCAGACTTCAGCAAGTCCGAGGTGGGGTGGAGGAGCAGGGTGGACAGGACAACCTGTGTTAATCAAATGGGATGATGAAGTGAAAGCTATGATGAATTTACATGAAGATTATAAGAAAAAGGAAGATTTTGTCGAAGTGATCCAAGGCTCGTTAGACGGAAATGTTTATTTTTTAGACTTAGCTTCGGGTGAACAAACAAGAAAGCCAATCAATGTCGATAATCCAATTAAAGGTAGTGTCTCAGTCGATCCAAGAGGATACCCGCTTCTTTACGTAGGGCAAGGGATTCCTCAAGTCGGTCATATCGGTTTTTATATTTATAGTTTAATAGATGGTGAATTACTACACTTTGTCCCTGGAATGGATTCGTTTGCGTACAGAGAATGGGGTGCATTTGATAGTTCAGCTGTAGTCAACCGGATGACGGACACTTTCTTTGTAGGGGGCGAAAATGGCCTATTCTATTCTTTAAAACTAAACACCAATTTTGATAGAGAGAGTGAAACAATCTCCATCAAACCAGAAACGATAAAACTCCGTTATAAAGTAAATGGTAATAGGTATCAAGGAATTGAAAATTCATTAGCAATTTATCGAAACTTAGCCTTTTTTGCAGATAACGGTGGAAGTGTGCAGGCACTAGATTTAACGAAAAATAAAACGGTTTGGGCTTCTGAGCCAACCGATGATACAGATGCAACGATTGTTCTTGGAATTGAACATGAAATCCCATTTCTGTATACTGGAACAGAAGTGGATAAACAAGGACATAATGGGAAAGCCATGTTACGGAAAATTAATGGAATTTCAGGAGACGTTGTTTGGCATAAAGATTATCCTGCCTTTTTTAACGACGGGGTAAATGGTGGTTTATTAGCGACTCCTATTATGGGACAAAAGGATATTGAAAATGTTGTGATTTTTACAATCGCTCGCTATCAAACGATGAATGGTGGAGTGATGGTTGCTTTAGATAAGTTGACAGGTGACGAAGTATGGCGTTGGGATATGCCGAATTACGCTTGGTCGTCACCAGTCGATGTTTATAGTAAGAATGGAAATTCATATATTATTCAAGCTGACTCTGTAGGTAATATTCATTTACTAGAAGGAGCAACAGGAGAGTTGTTAGATAAAATAAGTATTGGCTCAAATATTGAAGCCTCACCCGCGGTTTTTAACGATACTTTAGTCGTTGCTTCACGTGGGGGGACAATTTATGGAGTGAAGATTAAATGA
- a CDS encoding nuclear transport factor 2 family protein has product MKNKAAMLAQKQLDAYNKQNIENFLAVYHEDVSIYEFPSKLLYTGLDKMSERYSQLFKENPNQHAELLSRMVNNNIVTDHEHVTGRENGIDVFAIAIYEVEEDKITKVWFIK; this is encoded by the coding sequence ATGAAAAATAAAGCAGCAATGTTAGCTCAAAAACAACTAGACGCCTACAACAAACAAAATATCGAAAACTTCCTAGCCGTTTATCATGAAGATGTTTCTATTTATGAATTCCCTTCAAAATTATTATATACGGGTTTAGACAAGATGAGTGAACGATATAGTCAGCTATTTAAAGAAAATCCTAATCAACACGCCGAACTACTTTCTAGGATGGTTAATAACAACATCGTAACTGATCATGAACATGTTACTGGAAGAGAAAATGGAATAGACGTATTTGCGATCGCGATTTATGAAGTCGAAGAAGACAAAATAACGAAAGTATGGTTTATTAAATAA
- a CDS encoding DUF3891 family protein → MIIRETNDAFIMIKQHDHAFLSGEVAKHFQSDLLSTLHFFEDLVFAAYEHDRSWIGLDDRPIWNDQTNTPYSFSDFPLIPKLAFYKLGLDEIEKGNRYASLLCSLHYCSFFSSTSDKNSIHFLHEERRRQTNIKEHLQDPNHELLLEHFRLLQFCDDVSLYICINEPGTKKDKEHPWFRNGFTNSEIFNDGKHPFIAEWHNANEIKFNPFPFYDDFHLTVKYKTVQKSAIQVMGIAQAYENSVMEEQEIWIRK, encoded by the coding sequence TTGATTATCCGTGAAACAAATGATGCATTTATTATGATTAAACAACATGACCATGCCTTCCTATCAGGAGAAGTCGCTAAACATTTTCAGTCTGATTTACTATCAACTCTTCATTTCTTTGAAGACTTAGTTTTTGCCGCTTATGAACACGATCGAAGTTGGATCGGTTTAGACGATAGGCCAATATGGAATGATCAAACGAACACACCTTATTCATTTTCAGATTTTCCCCTCATTCCAAAATTGGCATTTTATAAACTCGGACTAGATGAAATCGAAAAGGGAAATCGGTATGCTAGCTTATTATGTAGCCTACATTATTGCTCCTTTTTTTCTTCCACTAGTGATAAAAATAGCATTCATTTTTTACATGAAGAAAGGAGGAGACAAACTAATATTAAAGAGCATTTACAGGACCCTAACCACGAATTACTTTTAGAACATTTCCGCTTACTTCAATTTTGTGATGATGTATCCTTATATATTTGTATAAATGAACCTGGAACAAAGAAGGATAAGGAACATCCGTGGTTTAGGAATGGATTTACGAACAGTGAAATTTTTAATGATGGCAAGCATCCTTTTATCGCTGAATGGCATAATGCGAATGAAATAAAGTTCAATCCGTTCCCTTTTTACGATGATTTTCACTTAACGGTAAAATATAAAACAGTTCAAAAAAGTGCGATCCAAGTAATGGGGATCGCACAAGCGTATGAAAATAGTGTGATGGAAGAGCAAGAAATTTGGATTAGAAAATAA
- a CDS encoding YtxH domain-containing protein: MAKRNSNGPGLVIGTLVGAMIGATGALLLAPKRGEEVRKDLVERLNITPTENKPLSHMILEMGSEWEYDFFEDDENQTSSVQEDQGGGDVGYVVNDMLDNMEEQRG, from the coding sequence ATGGCTAAACGAAATAGTAATGGACCAGGATTGGTGATTGGAACCCTTGTCGGTGCGATGATTGGAGCTACAGGTGCGCTATTACTTGCTCCAAAAAGAGGCGAGGAGGTTCGGAAAGATCTTGTTGAACGATTGAATATTACGCCCACTGAAAATAAGCCTCTGTCACATATGATCCTTGAGATGGGAAGTGAGTGGGAGTATGATTTTTTTGAAGATGATGAGAATCAAACTTCTTCGGTACAAGAAGATCAAGGTGGCGGCGACGTAGGCTATGTGGTAAATGATATGTTGGACAATATGGAAGAACAAAGAGGCTGA
- a CDS encoding phosphotransferase enzyme family protein: MEKEVQQYFNGNILLQAASRFQLPFSSLKELGNFENYVYEGTNPKGEDVVLRLTHSSHRTKEQIEAELHWLSYLKKNKAPACGCLPSIHGNAVETIQAESTSFYASLFEKAEGHAIKVDAPSFHQALITKWGETIGTFHRLTRHYEKPDYIMKRPDLIEEYASQFAPFLPADQPLREKVKHVLESISALPKTSERYGLIHSDIHSGNFFYDEETNKISVFDFDDCSYHHFISDIAIPVYYTTWLKVSTKEARTEYSHNFLTDFLKGYQVERAIPLDHLYEIPLFLKLRDCELYGVLHKKWDTTNLNNKQKNLLNEIYQRIMNDEPIIDLNIDRIIHSL, translated from the coding sequence ATGGAAAAAGAAGTCCAACAGTATTTTAATGGTAATATTTTACTTCAAGCTGCTTCTCGCTTTCAATTACCATTCTCCTCTTTAAAAGAATTAGGAAACTTTGAAAACTACGTTTATGAAGGAACTAATCCAAAAGGAGAAGATGTGGTTCTAAGATTAACTCATAGTAGTCATAGAACGAAAGAGCAAATTGAAGCAGAACTTCATTGGCTGTCTTATTTAAAGAAAAATAAGGCCCCTGCTTGTGGTTGCTTGCCTTCCATACATGGAAATGCAGTTGAAACCATTCAAGCAGAAAGTACCTCGTTTTACGCTAGTTTATTTGAAAAAGCTGAAGGTCACGCAATAAAAGTTGATGCACCTTCCTTTCATCAGGCTTTAATTACAAAATGGGGAGAAACGATTGGTACGTTTCATCGTTTAACAAGACATTATGAAAAACCTGACTACATAATGAAACGACCCGATCTCATAGAAGAGTATGCTAGTCAATTTGCACCTTTTCTTCCTGCCGACCAACCATTGCGTGAAAAAGTAAAGCATGTTTTAGAATCCATTTCAGCTCTTCCCAAAACATCAGAACGGTATGGACTCATTCATTCGGATATACATTCAGGAAACTTTTTCTATGACGAAGAAACAAATAAAATTTCTGTATTTGATTTTGACGATTGCTCTTATCATCATTTTATAAGTGATATTGCCATACCTGTTTATTATACCACTTGGTTAAAAGTCTCTACCAAAGAAGCACGAACAGAATATAGTCACAACTTTCTCACCGATTTTTTAAAAGGCTATCAAGTTGAACGAGCGATACCGTTAGACCACCTTTATGAAATTCCGCTTTTTCTCAAATTAAGAGATTGTGAACTATATGGAGTGCTTCATAAAAAATGGGATACTACCAACCTAAATAATAAACAGAAAAATCTATTAAATGAAATCTATCAGCGAATTATGAACGATGAACCGATCATTGATCTTAACATCGACCGCATTATTCATTCACTCTAA
- a CDS encoding response regulator transcription factor, with product MKKKNILIVDDERDMRELISICLQGEYETIEAENGDVALELFESQPVDLVLLDVMMPIMDGFSVLSEMKQIEKMKDIPVILLTALGDTDDIVRGLTQGADDYIVKPFEPREMVARIQSVLRRSAITEDTFEIHQLIFDQEKYQVSYNGKIVPLTKKEFQLFFRLASRPGRVYSREQLVELEWDFTFDGDARNVDAHIKNIREKLKKTGYTHKVIETVWGIGYQVVQEL from the coding sequence ATGAAAAAAAAAAATATTCTCATTGTGGATGATGAAAGAGATATGCGTGAATTAATAAGTATTTGTTTACAAGGTGAATATGAAACAATAGAAGCCGAGAATGGGGATGTGGCGCTAGAGTTATTCGAGTCACAACCTGTTGACCTTGTACTTCTTGATGTGATGATGCCAATTATGGACGGTTTTTCAGTCCTATCGGAAATGAAACAAATCGAGAAAATGAAAGATATTCCAGTAATCTTGCTAACTGCACTTGGAGATACAGATGATATCGTCAGAGGATTAACTCAAGGGGCAGATGATTATATTGTTAAACCGTTTGAACCCAGAGAAATGGTCGCAAGGATTCAATCTGTTCTACGACGGTCAGCAATTACAGAAGACACGTTTGAAATTCATCAACTTATATTTGATCAAGAAAAATATCAAGTGTCTTATAATGGAAAAATTGTTCCATTAACAAAAAAAGAATTTCAACTCTTTTTCCGCCTAGCAAGCCGTCCAGGAAGAGTATACTCACGAGAGCAGTTGGTGGAATTAGAGTGGGATTTTACATTTGACGGAGATGCAAGAAATGTTGATGCTCACATTAAGAACATCCGTGAAAAATTAAAGAAAACAGGATATACTCATAAAGTTATTGAAACGGTTTGGGGCATCGGCTATCAAGTTGTTCAAGAACTTTAG
- a CDS encoding sensor histidine kinase has protein sequence MKLSSKLTLLLVISLIATILTMSITFYIQSKEFYQDHLTKQLEHRLVAHADSIENHFVIDTILHVLKMEKEDTVNFLLFDEQLTPLVMAQPIDTELIEAYRLWVESVIYIVPLQAGDQQPFTEYVKSREHHIQHIWSMQPVYVNERVKGYLFIDQDMREFETTKNNILQLVFIMSMIIFVIGLLFVLYLTRVLTKPLQKMGEATNRIAQGDFEYEIQTTAKDEVGRLAQDIQQMSNQLKRYNETRKEFLSHISHDLRTPLTYVKAYAALLKDRKESDSMCKKQAEMIYKQAKNMEVLVNDLFELAKYEEGNIQLHKDDVNLYSWLQDLKLDFDLKLQQENIQFELHIENKQWSAYFDKEKMKQVIKNVIENSIRYTQNGTIHVRIHKDEQLRQLMISIEDTGKGIPESELPFIWERFYRVDKSRTSSNGGSGLGLAIVKHIVELHRGTIEVESILGEGTTFTLLLPQDE, from the coding sequence ATGAAACTTTCTTCAAAACTTACGCTACTCTTAGTGATTAGCTTAATAGCTACAATATTAACGATGAGTATTACGTTTTATATACAATCTAAAGAATTTTATCAGGATCACCTTACAAAACAGTTAGAGCATCGTCTTGTCGCTCATGCTGACAGTATCGAAAACCATTTTGTGATTGATACGATTTTACATGTGTTAAAAATGGAAAAGGAAGATACGGTCAACTTTCTCCTTTTTGACGAACAGTTAACGCCGCTAGTAATGGCACAGCCTATTGATACTGAACTAATTGAAGCGTACCGTTTATGGGTGGAATCAGTTATTTATATAGTTCCTTTGCAGGCTGGTGACCAACAACCGTTTACTGAATATGTCAAATCAAGGGAGCATCATATTCAACATATATGGTCAATGCAGCCAGTGTACGTCAATGAACGAGTCAAAGGCTATTTATTTATAGATCAAGATATGAGGGAATTTGAAACGACGAAAAACAACATCCTTCAACTTGTATTTATTATGAGTATGATTATCTTTGTTATAGGACTCCTATTTGTCTTATATTTAACAAGAGTATTAACCAAACCATTACAAAAGATGGGGGAGGCGACGAATCGAATTGCTCAAGGGGACTTTGAGTATGAAATTCAAACAACAGCTAAAGACGAGGTCGGACGACTTGCCCAAGATATTCAACAAATGTCAAATCAATTAAAACGATATAATGAAACGAGAAAAGAGTTTTTATCCCACATATCACATGATTTGCGAACGCCGTTAACGTATGTAAAGGCCTATGCTGCCTTGTTAAAGGATCGTAAAGAGAGTGATTCTATGTGTAAAAAACAAGCGGAAATGATTTATAAACAAGCCAAAAATATGGAAGTTCTCGTCAATGATTTGTTTGAACTTGCAAAATATGAGGAAGGAAATATACAACTCCATAAAGATGATGTAAACTTATATTCTTGGCTCCAGGATCTGAAGTTAGATTTTGATTTAAAATTACAACAAGAAAATATTCAATTTGAACTACACATTGAAAATAAACAGTGGTCGGCTTATTTTGATAAAGAAAAAATGAAGCAGGTTATTAAAAATGTAATAGAAAACAGTATTCGCTATACACAGAATGGTACGATTCATGTTCGTATTCATAAGGATGAGCAATTAAGGCAGTTAATGATCTCAATTGAAGATACTGGAAAAGGTATTCCAGAAAGTGAATTGCCGTTTATTTGGGAGAGGTTTTATCGAGTCGATAAATCAAGAACTTCTAGCAATGGTGGAAGTGGTTTAGGACTAGCAATCGTAAAACATATCGTTGAACTTCATCGCGGTACAATAGAGGTTGAAAGTATATTAGGTGAAGGAACTACATTTACTCTCTTGTTACCACAAGATGAATAG
- a CDS encoding mechanosensitive ion channel family protein: MGEYEVPELINQLISLFMHYREITTIIIVIFFVFINRWISKLVIYVLSKLINKTHNPFFIAVLNAYEKPLRTFFIFLPIYIGIKTHDLPLGTELMVDRIFNTIVILIIGSGLLKLSSKSSSVFEKLKEKFDMEFDEILIPFFSRVVQVVIFAVLLSLVAQAWGHNINNLVAGLGIGGLAVALAAQSTLGNLFGGVVIITEKPFSLGDWIKTASVEGVVEDIGFRSTKIRTFANSVIVIPNSTLANQEIENFSNMGKRRVTFNLGLTYRTSREQMKNCVERIEKMIRIHEEVHPETIMVRFDKFNDSSLDIFLYFFTKTTVWAEYLAVKEDINFKILEILEEEGASIAFPSRSLYIEKGEKLERMEQVEKETKELS, encoded by the coding sequence ATGGGGGAGTATGAAGTGCCAGAGTTAATCAATCAACTTATTTCTTTATTTATGCACTATCGAGAGATAACAACAATTATTATTGTCATATTCTTTGTTTTTATTAATCGTTGGATATCAAAGCTCGTAATCTATGTACTATCGAAGCTAATCAATAAAACTCATAATCCATTTTTTATTGCAGTCTTAAATGCGTATGAAAAACCACTGCGAACGTTTTTTATCTTCTTACCGATTTATATTGGAATTAAGACGCATGATCTACCTCTAGGAACTGAGTTAATGGTGGATCGTATTTTCAATACAATTGTCATTTTAATTATTGGATCTGGATTGCTTAAGCTTTCCAGTAAAAGTTCGAGTGTATTTGAAAAACTTAAAGAAAAGTTTGATATGGAGTTTGATGAAATTTTAATTCCATTCTTTTCGAGAGTTGTACAAGTTGTTATTTTCGCTGTACTTCTTAGCTTAGTCGCGCAAGCCTGGGGACACAATATTAACAATTTAGTTGCAGGTTTAGGAATTGGTGGTTTAGCTGTAGCGCTTGCGGCCCAAAGTACATTAGGGAATTTATTTGGTGGAGTCGTAATAATTACAGAAAAACCGTTTTCTCTTGGTGATTGGATCAAGACCGCCTCTGTAGAGGGGGTAGTAGAAGATATTGGATTTAGAAGTACAAAGATACGAACATTTGCCAATTCAGTAATTGTGATACCGAACTCTACATTGGCGAATCAGGAAATTGAAAATTTTAGCAATATGGGTAAACGAAGAGTGACATTTAATCTCGGCTTAACGTATCGAACGTCACGAGAGCAGATGAAAAATTGTGTGGAACGCATTGAAAAGATGATTCGAATACACGAAGAAGTTCATCCAGAAACGATCATGGTTCGTTTTGATAAATTTAATGATAGTAGTTTAGACATTTTCTTATATTTCTTTACGAAAACAACTGTATGGGCCGAATACTTGGCAGTTAAAGAAGATATTAATTTTAAGATATTAGAAATTCTTGAGGAAGAAGGAGCTTCCATTGCGTTCCCAAGCCGATCATTATACATCGAAAAGGGAGAAAAACTGGAAAGAATGGAACAGGTTGAAAAAGAAACTAAAGAGTTAAGCTGA
- a CDS encoding HPr family phosphocarrier protein, whose translation MKIEKQLDFPKGFTVRKVIELVTINERFASKIYFKTESHQCNGKSLLGLMSFMLMTTIGEEYTLSVEGEDAEQVVQFWNYFVNKLHEKIPLSYWEEEGAETVQEAMCHSMSVLNSSVRSVAKSYLKTGKKEI comes from the coding sequence ATGAAAATTGAAAAACAATTGGATTTTCCAAAAGGATTTACGGTTAGAAAAGTAATAGAACTTGTTACGATAAATGAACGTTTTGCTAGCAAGATCTATTTTAAAACTGAAAGTCATCAATGTAATGGTAAGAGTTTATTAGGGTTAATGTCGTTTATGTTAATGACGACAATAGGAGAAGAGTACACGCTTTCTGTTGAAGGTGAAGATGCGGAACAAGTGGTTCAATTTTGGAACTATTTCGTAAACAAACTTCATGAAAAAATACCGTTAAGTTACTGGGAAGAAGAAGGAGCCGAAACTGTACAAGAAGCAATGTGCCATTCGATGTCAGTCCTGAACTCCTCCGTCCGTTCTGTAGCTAAGTCCTATTTGAAAACTGGCAAAAAAGAAATATAG
- a CDS encoding MFS transporter, whose product MSKVWFKVKQHSIHKGWFMLILIVLSVLACLGFGRFSFGVILPFMKDGLMLDYRETGLIASSIFLGYLIAVLLSGFFVLRFSAKKVIIVSLLIIATGMVITANAQHFWVAYIGSFITGLGTGGSYVPSLGLISQWFSPKKRGMAMGTAMAGSGIGMVFSGFAVPALVVISSDQGWRLSWYLLAFLVIIIALINSIFLKNKPEEVQLLPIGAIENRNEHQHHVETSSKPSIVYRNKTLWFIGSIYFLWGMSYLIFSTFLVDYLITDVNFTSQQAGQFFAAAGIASIISGFLWGTVSDKVGRMLSLMIVFSTQFLMLMGLSFSTDSFFIFMQVIIYGTTLWGVPTIMNASVGDYIEAKFIPVAMGFVTIFFSAGQLVSPVVTGFLIDYTNSYLSAHLLSAITCLICGLGCYALFYTERKKTTNLKLEM is encoded by the coding sequence ATGTCAAAGGTTTGGTTTAAGGTGAAACAACACTCTATCCATAAAGGATGGTTTATGCTCATCCTCATCGTATTAAGTGTGCTAGCATGTCTCGGTTTTGGCCGCTTTTCGTTTGGTGTTATTCTACCATTTATGAAAGACGGTTTAATGTTAGATTACCGAGAAACAGGTTTAATTGCCTCATCGATATTCTTGGGGTATTTAATTGCCGTCCTATTATCTGGTTTTTTTGTATTACGTTTTTCAGCAAAAAAAGTGATCATTGTTTCACTTTTAATTATCGCTACCGGAATGGTTATCACAGCCAATGCTCAGCATTTTTGGGTCGCCTATATAGGCAGTTTTATTACGGGTTTAGGGACTGGAGGTTCTTATGTTCCTTCATTAGGTCTCATTAGTCAATGGTTTTCTCCTAAAAAAAGAGGAATGGCCATGGGAACTGCCATGGCTGGGTCAGGGATTGGTATGGTTTTTAGCGGGTTTGCGGTCCCGGCCTTAGTTGTGATAAGTTCGGACCAAGGGTGGCGCTTAAGTTGGTATTTGCTTGCCTTTTTAGTTATTATCATCGCTCTAATTAATTCGATATTTTTAAAAAATAAGCCTGAAGAAGTTCAACTGTTACCAATTGGTGCTATTGAAAATAGGAATGAGCACCAACACCATGTTGAAACTTCCTCGAAGCCAAGTATTGTATATCGTAACAAAACACTTTGGTTTATTGGTTCTATTTACTTTTTATGGGGTATGAGTTATTTAATATTCTCAACATTTCTCGTAGATTACTTGATTACTGACGTCAACTTCACTAGTCAACAAGCTGGTCAGTTTTTTGCAGCAGCTGGGATTGCTAGTATTATTAGTGGCTTTTTATGGGGAACAGTCTCAGATAAAGTTGGTAGAATGTTGTCGTTAATGATCGTATTTTCCACACAATTTCTGATGTTAATGGGACTTAGTTTTTCTACCGATAGCTTTTTCATTTTCATGCAAGTCATTATTTATGGAACGACACTATGGGGTGTGCCTACAATAATGAATGCAAGTGTTGGAGATTATATCGAAGCAAAGTTTATTCCTGTTGCGATGGGGTTTGTAACGATATTTTTTAGTGCTGGTCAACTCGTCTCCCCTGTCGTCACTGGATTTTTAATTGACTATACTAACTCCTATTTAAGTGCCCATCTATTATCGGCAATCACTTGTTTAATATGCGGGTTAGGATGTTATGCACTCTTTTATACAGAACGGAAGAAAACAACCAATCTTAAACTTGAAATGTAG
- a CDS encoding DUF2621 family protein yields MSWNDEATNFLEEILAPVPVFVRPMAKKGIQAKINELANGEEVTKDHVIRGYILASPGPMQKRAVATLKSKNIDLTPYEDLLK; encoded by the coding sequence GTGAGTTGGAATGATGAAGCAACAAATTTTTTAGAAGAAATATTAGCACCAGTACCCGTATTTGTTAGACCGATGGCTAAAAAAGGAATTCAAGCAAAAATTAATGAATTAGCAAATGGTGAAGAAGTGACAAAAGACCATGTCATTCGAGGATATATCCTTGCTTCACCTGGCCCAATGCAAAAGCGTGCAGTAGCTACATTAAAGAGTAAAAATATTGATTTAACTCCATATGAAGACTTACTAAAGTAA
- a CDS encoding DUF4309 domain-containing protein — translation MSHRMFKLSMITMFIIVMLFSVELVNEKLTTPLENSKIVSTKEQKVDDGVVLAANKKTDKHIVDFSWIEKGLDGQLDDIEFRIGTNKDEILSKRGTAIDTGYYEGGQFFRYDDATFFINPETNQLVAIALSTEDEDLDASKLKKALGTPDVSERNEMEDLWMYEYYLDQYSLMFEADEENGNILFAWLKKRL, via the coding sequence ATGAGTCACCGTATGTTTAAATTATCAATGATCACGATGTTTATTATTGTTATGTTGTTTTCAGTTGAATTAGTTAATGAGAAATTAACTACACCTTTGGAAAACAGCAAAATAGTATCGACTAAGGAACAAAAAGTTGATGATGGAGTCGTATTGGCGGCCAATAAAAAGACGGATAAACATATTGTTGATTTTAGTTGGATTGAAAAAGGTTTAGACGGACAGTTAGATGATATAGAATTTCGTATTGGTACAAATAAAGATGAAATACTATCTAAAAGAGGTACTGCAATTGATACAGGTTATTACGAGGGTGGACAATTTTTTCGATACGACGATGCAACCTTTTTTATAAATCCTGAAACGAATCAATTAGTGGCAATCGCTTTGTCTACAGAAGATGAAGATCTTGATGCATCTAAGCTAAAAAAAGCATTAGGTACTCCAGATGTAAGCGAACGAAATGAAATGGAAGATCTATGGATGTATGAATATTATTTAGATCAATATTCACTCATGTTTGAAGCGGATGAAGAGAATGGAAACATCTTATTTGCTTGGTTGAAAAAGAGATTATAA